The Anabrus simplex isolate iqAnaSimp1 chromosome 5, ASM4041472v1, whole genome shotgun sequence sequence TGCATTAAGCAAAAAtaatttgttcttttcttttttatttctatgCCCAAGAAATCACTCAGGACAGATTGACTGTAATCTGGCTCTGTCCCCGAAAATCCAGAATAGATAGCAACCCTATGCGCAGAACACTAGCCTTCTGCTGTTCGCGGGATAACCTTCCGCACTACTTGGTTGTCGGCAGCAACATGTTGTTCTTGTGAGAAAAActtgaagcagcagcagcagttaaTACAGTGTAGAATTATTACTTTAatacaataataatcgtatggtctcaacTACCGTGTTTAGACATTTTAATtaaacgccatctggctgtctgctcgccaatttcgacgtttcgttttactctaggcctacttcATCTAATGAATACTACTAATTAAATACCTTCCATCTAGCTTGGAGAGTACGTTGGGTGacaagcagtgtggtttcagatcctgtcaggatcagattttcagcatgcgtcGGTAATTGCAAAACGCTGCAAGTGGAATAGATAGTTGTTTTGTaggtctagagaaggcatatgacagagtaccgacggGGGAAAAAAAATGtagcaatcaaatgcatttatgagGACAGTAATTAGGCAGTAGGAAGAACTGAAAGTAGAATGAGGTAGAATGTAGGGGGTCAAACAAaactgtaatcttttacctttgttgaAAATAGTTTACATAGATTATCTAATGGAaagtataaagtggtagggaggaatttagttaggtggaaatgcagtaagcagtttggcctgtgccgACGACTTGCTGTTAATGGCAAATTGcgctgaaagcctacagtctacaatatcttggaacttgaaaactggtgcaatgagtacggtatgatacgaaaattagcctttccaagaccaaagcgatgtcagtaggtaagaaatataAGAGAAGTCAGAAgtgagaatacaaagctggataccatttcaaccacataccagctctcctgccattcttaaagttttggcagggaatcgaacccgagcccctgaGGACGGCAGTTTATAGCACtaagcgttacgctacggaggcggactaagtTACGGattaactcgattgatgaagctgagCCCATTAAACGGCtacagtggtggggtcatgtgaggcgactggAGGAAAATAACGGACTCAATTCtcgaggtaagagaagtagaggagaaccaagatgacgatggttagacacagtttctaacaataagaggtttagaactaaacgaTGCCACAGAACTAGCTTCAAATGGGGATTGCGGCGAGATTTAGTACATCCacagaggctggcagactgaaGGCTGAATGGCATAACGTTGTTCAACGTCCGTATGtgtaaccttaaagtaccctacacatgtcctctgggtggtgctaatgaagcaacaacaacaacatgccgCCGTACTTCCCTACTAGGTCTCACGGCCATGACAATTGAGAAATCAACTTCAATAATAAGAAAAACAGTCCTTCTGAGAACTCTTATTTCCATACCCGAACCTTCGCCTCTCAGTAAACAATCTGCCAGCTAAACATCGAAAGCATCAGTAAGGCAAAAAAAtctataatgaagttgtatgtatgtatgtatgtatgtatgtatgtatgtatgtatgtatgtatgtatgtatgtatgtatgtatgtatgtatgtagcttgGTGGACGTTCTTCCTGGCATCGGcagccacttcttcttcttctccttattttgcTTGATGGAAATTATTCCTGGTATCGGCCGGCCGccgcttcttcttattctttttcttcttcttctgtggctCTGCAATCCTTGGTAACCGTGGTTGGTTCTACTAGTTCCCgcgaagttgaaaactagaaaagtggctggaattgattcgatttctggggatatactaaagacaatagattgggacatagtaccatatctcgagttgaccgagcggttagaggcgcgcggctgtgagcttgtagctgggagataatgggttcgaatcccactgtcggcagccctgaagattgttttccgtggtttatcatttttacaccagacaaatgctggagctgtaccttcattaaggccacggccgcttccttccaactcctaggcctttcccatcccatcgtcgccataagacccatctgtgtcggtgcgacgtaaagccactagcaaaaaaaaaaagtaccggtACCATATTTGAAGCACTTacctgattactgtttgcatgaaggagctatatcaagtGAATTTTGTTTCCCGCAGGCGGGCCCGTATCTTATTCGTCAAGCCTTCTACCTTTGCACTCGTTTCAACGTTCGAATTGTATTGCCACCTTACAGCGAAGTATAAATCTACTGACAGGTTTCTAAGGCTAAATTAATTTTACACGTTTTATGTGGCTTCAGCCGCATTAATAAACTCCCACAGGATAACATTCTACCACCTTAAAATAAATAAGCATGGAAGGGAATTAGAGGAAAATATCATACCTGAGGGGTTTTCTTTACAGAAGAGTGGATAGTTGCATGCAAAAGAACACTTACGTCATGaacttacaaaaataaaatattgctAGTGATATTTACTATCTTCGTTACAAAGCCAGTATATATGTGTATTGAACTGTCTTCATTTTCAGGTTGCTGTGTGCGACAGAAATCCAAATACCCTAAAGGAGGCTAAAGAAGATATTACCAAATCTTTTGGGGAGAACAAAGCTATCTTCATTGAAATGGACGTCCAAGATGAGACTTCGTTTGAAggtaagagtagcgttacaaaaatattgcaaagtttgggctggcaaaAATTgtgagagaggagacgagctgctcgtctatgtcctgagctgtcagtggagaatggcgtggaatgacattattagaagaatacgtttgagtggtatttttgaaaataggaaagatcacagtatgaatataaagttggaactcaagtagacaaactggagcaaatattcgtttataggaagtagagataggaattggaataatttaccaagggacgtgttcaataaatttccagattctttgcaatcatttaagaaaactcttcgaaaacaacagatagggaatcttccacttgggcgactgccctaaatgtaattcagggttggttggttggttggttggttggttggttggttggttggttggttggtcggtcggtcggtcggtcggtcggtcgatcgatcgatcgattgattgattgattgattgattgattgattgattgattgattgattgattgattgattgattgattgattgattgattgattgattgattgattgattgattgattgattgattgattgattgattgattgattgattgattgattgattgatcgattgattgattgattgattgattgattgattgattgattgattgattgattgattgattgattgattgattgattgattgattgattgattgattgattgattgattgattgattgattgattgattatggccTAGTGCACTTTGGTAACAGTTCGTATGTCACAAGTGCAGCGCCCGCTGTAGTAGTTACGTCGCCCCGAGTATGAAGACAAATTGCCACcccttaaaatatatatttttcatactcttttattttcaaaaaatcgaatcattttatttaattttgaataAAAGCGAAGATTTAGAAAAAGTACGTAACATAATATCGACTATAAGTAGTACAAAAGAGTAGAGTTTAATTAAGAAATATCTGTACCTAGCCAAAACTTGTGAGCCATATTTTAACacgtttaaatgtttttaaaagtgTGCATTATTGTACAATCATTGCCATTATTTTGGAAATAAAACGAGGTAACATCAACTACGTTAAAATAACAAAAAACGGTAATTAATTGGAGTGCTCTTCTTTAAATCAAAATACTGTAATGCTACACTAAATTGTGCTTAATTATGAAATATTTCTCCAATGGTTTCTCACAATTACATATTTTCCTTCCAGATGCATTCAAGAAGACAAAATCTCACTTCAACCGCCTTGACATCGTAGTCAACAATGCTGGAATACATGATGAAATAAACTGGGAACGTGTGGTTGATATCAACTTCGTGAGTCATTTCTATGAGTATTTTGTTCACACAGAAACGTTGGTAGGATTCCACCTAGAAGTGATCACTATAATGCCAATCAAatcatctgaaaataatatttgCACCATATGTTTTCAGAAAGGGACCATCAGAGGAACTCTGCTTGGTTTCAAATTCATGGGTAAGGACAACGGTGGAAATGGCGGCGTCATCGTAAATGTTTCATCTATTGGGGCATTTGATCATAATTCATTTGTTCCCATTTACTGTGGCACCAAAAGTGCTGTAGTTGCATTGGGAAGAGGTCTTGGGGTAAGTTAAAAACAACTCTCTCTAACCCTAAAGATGCTAATATTACTTTGTTAGTAAGATAGCATTTATTTGTGTTGCAAATCATAaactaaaatattttcaaaatggaatttagaaaataatataaaatcaatAATTTAGTGGGTTTTTACTGTGTAATTGAGTTAAGAGTTGCACAATTGTGTAGGCGCTCGCTTTCAGGTATCACCCTTCCTCATTGTTTATACTTCCTATACTGATACCTATATAGTCAAAATTCTTGTGTGGATGTACAGTAAAAACTTTAATCACAACAGTTATCATGCGAAATAAATttataatcatagtaataataattattatttattctgaAGCCTGTTAAACTGAGTTCTCTCTCATTTAAACACTGTTAGATGTCAAACACGACCTAAACGGACTTGTTGGGATGTGGGGGACTGCGGATGGATGAGTGCATGTTGGAAGCGAAATATTACCAAGTTATAAATGGAGAAAGTGCGGCTGCACAATACAGATTATTAGTAGCAAATTGGGAGTTCAGAGGGATTAGGAAAAGGAAACAGTGGCAACGGGAAGAAAAATGGGTAAAATGGTGGaaattgaaggaagaagaagaCGGAGAATATGCTGAGATAAAATTACCCGATAGTGTTGAAGAACGTTGGGAGGAAAATAGCTAAATGATATGAACAATtgtgcccttgctggcaagatgtagtgttgaCAGGTTACTATGTTTTTGGTATGAGATAGATCGATTTGTTACTTGCACTGACCTTTCTAAGTTTCATCAATGGCTTTTACGATgtatgaaagtgactcaggtataAGTATTAGCGATAGTACTGACACCATTCCTTATACAACAaatccctgttacgaatggtgttcataggatcagttggtgcctgcaattcagtgggcttggcagtctgatatgcaatagcaacttctggattgGTGAAGAAAGCAATCACCTCATTTCTCTATTATTCTTCCTCACTAACGCCTAGGCCACCTtcaacagctgatggtggagctgttgaggattaaaACAGCTTTCgggatgaatactcaacatacatattaAGAGTGAAGCGCTAATAGGAAGAACTTAAGGTAAGGAGCACCAGAAGAAAGAGAAACAGGGTGCTGGGACAATGGTGATCGAAAACAAATAAAAACGGACAGAGATGTTAAGAAAAGAATGGACAGGAACGGATCCTGGAGATCAGGAATACTTATAAGAGTACAAGTAAATTGGGTGAAAGGTCTGTGGCAAAAGCAAAGGCCAAGGTTGTAAATGAGGCATATAAAGaaacaaaggaaaatgaagaaataaaactgATGACAATTAAAAAGGCTGGGGAAAATAGGAGTAATGATTTGACGTTAATCAAACAGATGAAAGACGTTGATGATAAGGTAATAACTGATCTCTCAATGAAGAGAGTCGTTAAACAGCTTTCAAATCAAGAAAACGTAGGAGTGATCCAGGAAGATGGTGAACCAAATGAGGCAATAACCATTGGAGTAAGTAGAAAGGGAGAATAGGTAGTAAGAAAAATTTAAAATGGTGAGGCTGTCAGACCGGACGAGATTCCTGTAGCAGTGTGGAAGTGCTTACGAGAGGATGTAACTGATATAGTATAGGATCTAATGTATAAAATATGGTCACAGGAAATAATACCATAAGAATGGAGGAAAAGTATACTGGCACCGATCTTCAAAGTTAAAGAGGACATTCACTATTGTAGTAACTACAGGGGCATCAATTAAATGTCGCCTAACATGAAGATCTTGGAAAGGATTATCGAAGGAAGGCCAAGATGGAAAACGAAGATAGGGGACGAACTGTTTGGTTCCATGCCTGAACGAGAGACTATGGAAGCTAATGGGGCGCTTTTGGAACTGCACATAGCGTTTATCAACctggagaaggcatatgacaaagtACTCAGACAAGAATTCCGCAGATGTATGAGAGAAAAGTGAGTCGGAAAGAAGTACACATGGCTGGTTACGGAAATTTATATGGCAGTTGTAACAGAGGTCAGAAGCAGCTTTGGTATAAACAGAAGGATTTTCATTGGATGTTGGTTAGCATAAAGTGTCAGCACTTAGCCCGTATTTGTTCAGTCTGGTTATGTATGTAACCGACTGTGAACGACGTCAAGTCCGAAGAACCAAGGAGTATGATGTACGCCAATAACATTCCCTTGTGTGATACCGACCGAGACGCATTTGAGCTAAGGCTGAAAGGATGGCAGAAAGCACTTGAAAAGATAGGGATAAAAATATATAGAGTAAAGGCCAAATACACGGTTACCAAGGACCCGCAAAATGACGTCTACTTAAGTCTCCAAGCGGTGCAAACGTTACAAACAGCAAGGAGATTCAAATACCTAGAATCAGCATTGGAGAAAGATGGAGGCTTGGACGCTAAGGTTTCCCATGGAATAGCCCACTATGATGTCCTTTAAGCCCCAGAAAAGTGCTAGTTTGCTTCTTATAGGTAGTAGTAGCAGATTTCTCTGTTTGGCGCTGATAGCTGACCCCTGAAAATTTGCTTCAGCATGTCTTGACTCGAAGCAGCAACTTCACACACGCAGAAATTTGCGGCTTAAGGGTTTCTAATTTTACTATATCAGTTTCTAGAACACTTCCGTTGTTGCTGAAGCTATACGTCTCAAAATAACTGGAATGAAGTTCTTACAGATCAGTCCGCTAAGTGAAGCGGAGTGCATTTCACTTTCAGTGCGTATCGGTACGaggaagtttctaactttcaacgcAGGTAGTAACTATTTCTCCAAGTACTTTCTCTTATATGTCTTTGGTACCTCAGAAACAGCACTTTCTATGAACTTCTGTATTACACACATAAGTGATGTAATAAACCCACAGGTTGGGTTATGTAATGTGAAGTTACTGTCGCACTTAAAAATTACTCGTAGATCCTcgaggacagaatggcagtttgtAGTGATCAGCGTGCCTTTGCAAGTAACACAGGATACCTGAACCACGATATTCTTCCCCACGAAACCTCCTACGTACGCTAGGGAAGATAACTGGTATGGTAGTCTGCGTAGGAACTGAAACAAGTGAAGTACTTCACCTAAATTTTTGAGCTaaacaaaaaggaatttaatgaagttataaattatttatattattacataCCCTGGATATCATGCTGGCAATCCAGGATACGTAGAGTGGAATTCGGCAAAGATGCTTCAGGAATCTCGCAAGTACTACCTTCCGTTACATGTTGGGTTCATATTGGTACTGTATTGCGTGCCCAGAAGACTCGCCACTCACTCGGACGCTAATTGTGACGGTTAAAGAAATAAATTTGAATTAATGCATTATCCGTAGTTCCCAGTCTGATTTTGCATCAACTCGTCTTTCTAGAGGGAACGGGCGCCAATCCAGAGCAGAAGGCTTATAGACAAAATTTATAAATAGAAAGAGTCTTGAATTTCCCAGGGTTGGGGTGACGGgggacactaatcattaagtacttTCTTGAGAGGAAACAAGGAGAATTAACATGATCTGATTGAATTAAAAGAAGAACCAAAAACAACGGTTTATTGAAATTAAAAATGGAATGACGTTGTACCAAGAACTGAAATTTAACTTTAACTAAAGGCTGAAAATGAAACATTACTTAGAAATTACATCACGCGGAGACTTGCATCAATTTACTCAAAGGCTCGCCATTTGTAGCTTCTCCCATCTGGGTTCTTCGCGTGGTTCTGGATTCCTCGTGGTCACCTGCAGTAGCGTGGGTCATCAGGTCAGTTTAGTACCAATCCTGCCTCATGCGTGCATCAATTATTAGAATGATGTGTTGACTAACCTTATCACTTCCTGTTATGACAATATTCATAGCTAGAATATCAGCCCTGATATCATATAAACTACCATGGGTTCGTTTTCATGAAGATAATAACATATAGGAATTCTTCCAAGTTACGGATTTCACTAAAATGCATATCAAAATGTAACTATACACGGAACAAGAATTAACGAGCCTTGATTTAAAGGTCGGCCCATTCCAGACTAGAAATGCTGACTGTAAGCAGTCGCAGAATGTTAATCAGTATGACAGGTACTAAGTGATTCAGATTGAGTGAGAACTGAGGCTTCGTAGAATAGGTAATTCCTATTTACTGAACCCATTAAAGCCCtacgaaggatacctaccttcattacctatcagcaaatcggcatgagatctttctcttgggacGTCTATAGGTTcgtcgtcacttgcttaggtaagagatgagtttcagtaatttaaactattgactacaatgagaGGACTCAAGTTAAAAGAAATGGATGTTTTATTTACGATTCAGACGAAATCTGACCACTTGTGACCTTTCACAATCTCTAATCAACGAACTAAAGTatgtccatttaaaaaaataaaaatgatgatgaGAGATGTTGGCTTTGGAGaacttaactcaactgcctgaggggcattcttactagaacccaccgtcttaatttaagaatgaaataaagaaagtctggagatccctaagatccaTTTCCATGTGAGACTCCATGTACCACCATAATCATtcatgatgatccagcccccgtaacacgagctttggactcttggtataattaaggcagtccaatcggtatgtgccacagtggttgtacggcatgggcccttaattgaatcgatgtgacctgcgactatgtcatggaccgacatctaactttgtgatttacgttaaagtcattgtggatgatgaccgtaagaaaaatgatgctataatggcagatggacCTAAACTAAgttactgaggttgatgaccccatgaccaaccaaacttctaagctgaaggctgaacacattTATGTTAAAGTAaatgatgaccaaggtttccacattaataaatccccagcacatctgatgctcaacaaataaaAGTAACAACAACAagaaacgctcacaacacttgtggcagtaaagtcccttgccatcggacatgtccccctTCATCGTTACGTTAGTAAGCTGAAATTTCACAGCCAATAAAACTAACCCATGTCAATCGCCTATAACCCTACGGTTATCCCTTGCACTAATTCCGGCACTTCCTTCGATATGAATTCAGGCCAATGAAACCCAAGAGTCGTAATGCACCTCActcaactctagggtggatggacttcTGCACTTCATGTGCTCCACAAGCAAGATCTCATACCACATGAACCTatatttgtgccttggaaaccaacaacacaaTCATTCGTCACGAACTTCATTGATTGAtgagctatcgtgacattcaaataaaataatcgcaaaactttggaTAACCCTCAAAAACACAAAGCCACGCCACTACGGATTCTCATaattttgacacccctgaaaatggttgttCACAACATAACACAACAATCATGTAATTTCCGTGGCACCGATAATGAATCTCACGTTCTCTACTCAACGAATTTCttcttaagtaatgaaatctaattccaaacatttgttataaatgacaaatctcagttacaTTTTCTTTCTGACCATGAACTGGCTCGCCTGCTGACAAACACAGGTGGCTTTATCACCTGGAAAGACGACCCCTCATCGCTATCTCTACAAAACACACACGATATCTTGAACTGTATCAAATGTAAACCTCGCCTCGCTGTCAACTCGCGTGAAATACAATTCTTGACCAACACAGAATATGCGAAAATATTTAATCTAAAAcatcacttgaaatattcttatccatcacgatCATACGGTTTTGCGTGGGATCCTAGCAATGGAATGACCCTATTCCAATACCAtttaattacacaaaataaatcctcgggttcccagCAATGAAAATCCAGGTACAAAGTagaagaggagggaaaggagaagatggtagtgtttcacgttggtactaacatcGTAAGACAAgcaagtataagtaccaacatagttgggaacgtgtgggacctggtaaatgcagcacgggtggagtttaaggaagcggatattgttatcagtggaatacagtgtagga is a genomic window containing:
- the LOC136874034 gene encoding 15-hydroxyprostaglandin dehydrogenase [NAD(+)]; amino-acid sequence: MDPQGKVAIITGGASGIGLACSKILLANGANVAVCDRNPNTLKEAKEDITKSFGENKAIFIEMDVQDETSFEDAFKKTKSHFNRLDIVVNNAGIHDEINWERVVDINFKGTIRGTLLGFKFMGKDNGGNGGVIVNVSSIGAFDHNSFVPIYCGTKSAVVALGRGLGQSFHYDRNEVRVVTLCPGTTETPMKDICHNYVIHPSFKKIFKDSIDKSPHQSAESAAKSFLKMIREAKNGDVWVTEADETYSVAIPTREAMREEI